Proteins encoded together in one Onychomys torridus chromosome 1, mOncTor1.1, whole genome shotgun sequence window:
- the LOC118570863 gene encoding sulfotransferase 1A1, with translation MELIEDFSRPPLVPVKGIPLIKYFAEAIGPLQNMTAWPDDLLISTYPKSGTTWMSEILDMIYQDGKLEKCRRAPIYARVPFLEFRCPGVPSGLESLEETPAPRLIKTHLPLSLLPRSLLDQKIKVIYIARNPKDVVVSYYNFYNMAKVHPDPGTWESFLENFMEGKVSYGSWFQHVKEWWELSHTHPVLYLFYEDMKENPKREIKKVLEFLGRSLPEETVDLIVHHTSFKKMKENPMANYTTLPSEIMDHGVSPFMRKGTIGDWKNTFTVAQNERFDAHYAKMMKGCNLKFRCI, from the exons ATGGAGTTGATTGAGGATTTCTCCCGTCCACCACTGGTGCCTGTGAAGGGCATCCCACTCATCAAATATTTTGCAGAGGCTATTGGGCCATTGCAGAACATGACAGCCTGGCCTGATGACTTGCTTATCAGCACATACCCAAAGTCTG GTACTACCTGGATGAGTGAGATCCTGGACATGATCTACCAGGACGGCAAACTAGAAAAGTGTCGCCGGGCCCCCATCTATGCCCGGGTGCCCTTCCTTGAGTTCAGGTGCCCAGGAGTTCCCTCAG GTCTTGAATCTTTGGAAGAGACACCAGCCCCACGGCTCATTAAGACACATCTGCCCCTGTCCTTACTCCCTCGGAGTCTGCTGGATCAGAAGATCAag GTGATCTACATTGCTCGAAATCCAAAGGATGTGGTTGTCTCCTATTATAATTTCTACAACATGGCCAAGGTACACCCTGATCCAGGCACCTGGGAGAGCTTCCTGGAGAACTTCATGGAAGGGAAAG TGTCCTATGGGTCGTGGTTCCAGCACGTGAAGGAGTGGTGGGAACTGTCCCACACTCACCCTGTTCTCTATCTCTTCTATGAAGACATGAAGGAG AACCCCAAACGGGAGATCAAGAAGGTCTTAGAGTTTTTGGGGCGCTCTCTGCCTGAGGAGACTGTGGATCTCATTGTTCATCACACATCCTtcaagaaaatgaaggagaaCCCCATGGCTAACTACACCACTCTCCCCTCTGAAATCATGGACCATGGTGTTTCTCCCTTCATGAGGAAAG GTACCATTGGGGACTGGAAAAACACCTTCACTGTAGCCCAGAATGAGCGCTTTGATGCCCATTACGCTAAGATGATGAAAGGCTGTAACCTCAAGTTCCGTTGCATCT GA